One Aegilops tauschii subsp. strangulata cultivar AL8/78 chromosome 2, Aet v6.0, whole genome shotgun sequence genomic window, TCGCCGAGGCAGCGGCGGCACTGCCTCCGCTCAGCTGCTGCTGCAGCTGCAGTGCGGATCCAGCAGCCGCGGGGGCAATGCCGCCGCCGGCGCGATCGTGCTGGACGGAGACGGCTGCGGCGGCCGCCGCCGCGCGGATGTCGTCCGCGGAGGTGGACGCCGGGGCGCGGCGCGTGGCGGCTAAGGCGGGGAAGTTGAGCGCCGCGTCGGGCCCGCGCAGCGCCTGGGCGGCCACGTCGTAGGCCACGGCGGCCATCTCGGCCGTCGGGAACGTGCCGAGCCAGATGCGGCGGGCCTTCCGCGGCTCCCGGATCTCCGAGACCCACTTCCCGCACCGGCTCCGGATGCCGCGGTAGAAGGGGTGCTTGCCCGACGACCCATGCCCAGACATTGATTGATCAGCTAGGGCAATGGCCGCACTACCCGACACTACACTACTGAGAAGGAATGCAGTATCAGTCGATGGGTGCGTGGGTGAGAGTGGTGACTGACTGCCGGAGTGTGCGCGTGCATGCAGTTCGCCGTCGGATAAATTAATGCACGCGGAGGAACTCCGCTATATAAGGGGGCCGCCAGGGAAGAAGCGCGCGGGCGGGAAGCGTGAGGGACGCCATGACACTCGCTCTCGATGAGCTGTTGCCCGGGAAGCAAACAACTAAGGTAATCGCAGCCACAGCCCCTTGCAGTTCCTTTCGGGCGTGTGGGGAAGAATCACGTCGCTTTCGGGCTCTCTAATCAATTTGCTCGTTTTCTTTTCTATCAAAAAAGGCGTAAATATTTGGCCTTTCGTTTTCCTTCTGTTTTCTGCATGGGTGATGGGATCTTTTGTACAGTATATTAGTGTTTTTCTTAACTATATACTACACGGAAtgttttcttatttttctatAACCAGCGGTAATATTTTGTTTTGGGATACAGTAAGTTTATGGATTAGCTTTAGAGCAAGTATATAATAGTGGGCTTATAGCCCGCGTACATGAcgtttttgcatatgtgg contains:
- the LOC109775439 gene encoding ethylene-responsive transcription factor ERF025-like, with protein sequence MSGHGSSGKHPFYRGIRSRCGKWVSEIREPRKARRIWLGTFPTAEMAAVAYDVAAQALRGPDAALNFPALAATRRAPASTSADDIRAAAAAAAVSVQHDRAGGGIAPAAAGSALQLQQQLSGGSAAAASASGAAQQDQAGIGFNQFFLDEEALFETPQFLRSMAAGMMMSPPRLSPDSSDESPDPSEAGESLWSYRDP